The Mycolicibacterium mageritense genome contains a region encoding:
- a CDS encoding anti-sigma factor family protein, with protein MNCNELVELVTAYLEGTLDLETRARFDTHLLECDGCENYVQQLRVTVETLGRIPDDNLDPAFRDRLLTAFRDWR; from the coding sequence ATGAACTGCAACGAACTCGTCGAGCTGGTCACGGCCTACCTCGAAGGCACCCTCGATCTGGAGACCAGGGCGCGGTTCGACACCCATCTGCTGGAATGCGACGGCTGCGAGAACTACGTCCAGCAACTGCGGGTCACCGTCGAGACCCTCGGCCGGATCCCCGACGACAACCTGGATCCCGCATTCCGCGACCGGCTGCTCACGGCGTTCCGCGACTGGCGGTGA
- a CDS encoding TVP38/TMEM64 family protein: MTEPDLPVSRRRHIIRLALFVGFLLALFVLVSRVVEIDEIRAAVAATGPAAPLAYVVVSAVLGAVFVPGPILAAGSGVLFGPVLGTFVTLGSTVGTATVASLVGRRAGRHSAWALLGAQRADRLDRQIERGGLWAVVGQRFVPGISDALASYAFGAFGVPLWQMAVGAFIGSVPRAFVYTALGASIGDLSAPLAYTAIAVWCVTAVIGAFAAHRGYRSWRTHDTERDVSG, translated from the coding sequence ATGACCGAACCGGACCTTCCCGTTTCCCGGCGCCGCCACATCATTCGGCTCGCGCTGTTCGTCGGATTCCTGCTCGCGCTGTTCGTCCTGGTGTCCCGGGTGGTCGAGATCGACGAAATCCGGGCCGCGGTCGCCGCAACCGGCCCGGCGGCGCCGTTGGCGTACGTCGTGGTGTCGGCCGTGCTGGGCGCGGTGTTCGTGCCGGGCCCGATCCTGGCGGCGGGCAGCGGCGTGCTGTTCGGGCCGGTGCTGGGCACGTTCGTCACCCTGGGCTCGACGGTCGGTACCGCGACCGTCGCGAGCCTGGTCGGTCGGCGGGCCGGTCGGCACAGCGCATGGGCGCTGCTGGGCGCGCAACGCGCCGACCGGCTGGACCGCCAGATCGAGCGCGGCGGCTTGTGGGCCGTCGTCGGGCAACGTTTCGTTCCGGGTATCTCCGATGCGCTGGCGTCCTACGCCTTCGGCGCATTCGGAGTCCCGTTGTGGCAGATGGCGGTCGGCGCGTTCATCGGTTCGGTGCCGCGCGCGTTCGTATACACCGCTCTCGGCGCGTCGATCGGCGACCTGTCGGCGCCGCTGGCGTACACGGCGATCGCCGTGTGGTGCGTGACAGCCGTCATCGGTGCGTTCGCCGCACACCGCGGCTACCGGTCGTGGCGCACGCACGACACCGAACGCGACGTGAGCGGTTAG
- a CDS encoding YkgB family protein, with protein MSVIHRPLSPTAGRTPSALTTAGTLLPRYGLVVVIAWIGAMKFTSYEAHGIESLVANSPLMSWMYDIFSVTTFSALLGVLELATAALLAVKPWLPRVSALGSVLATGLFVATISFMFTTPGVSEAAAGGFPMLSTTGQFLIKDVALLGISVWTLLDALSTGHAEHR; from the coding sequence ATGAGCGTCATTCACCGTCCACTCAGCCCAACCGCCGGGCGCACCCCGTCAGCCCTCACCACCGCAGGCACGCTGCTGCCGCGCTACGGCCTGGTGGTGGTGATCGCCTGGATCGGGGCCATGAAGTTCACCTCGTACGAAGCCCACGGGATCGAATCACTCGTCGCGAACAGCCCCCTGATGAGCTGGATGTACGACATCTTCTCGGTGACGACGTTCTCAGCGCTGCTCGGCGTCCTCGAACTCGCGACCGCGGCACTGCTGGCCGTCAAACCGTGGTTGCCGCGGGTGTCGGCGCTCGGCAGCGTGCTGGCGACCGGGCTGTTCGTCGCGACCATCAGCTTCATGTTCACCACGCCCGGTGTCAGCGAGGCCGCGGCCGGCGGCTTCCCGATGCTGTCGACGACCGGTCAGTTCCTCATCAAGGACGTCGCCCTGCTCGGGATATCGGTGTGGACCTTGCTGGATGCACTGTCGACGGGGCATGCCGAACACCGTTGA
- a CDS encoding NtaA/DmoA family FMN-dependent monooxygenase (This protein belongs to a clade of FMN-dependent monooxygenases, within a broader family of flavin-dependent oxidoreductases, the luciferase-like monooxygenase (LMM) family, some of whose members use coenzyme F420 rather than FMN.), with protein MTKPIKQIHLAAHFPGVNNTTVWSDPASGSHIDFSSFVHFAETAERGKFDFLFLAEGLRLREQNGQIYDLDVVGRPDTFTVLAALAAVTERLGLTGTINSTFNEPYEVARQFASLDHLSEGRAAWNVVTSWDAFTGENFRRGGFLAEDQRYERAESFLAAAHTLFDSWTGDEIVADKDSGVFLSDPDAGAFAYADDHFDISGRFNVPRSPQGRPVIFQAGDSDRGREFAARAADAIFSRHGTLTEGQAFYADVKGRLTKYGRRHDQLLILPAATFVLGDTDAEAADIAHEVRLAQVSPATAIKFLEQLWNRDLSDHDPDGPLPTVDPVVGENTISRGRASVRMHRDPIAVANEWRAKAEAEKLTTRELIVEVTGRQSFIGSATTIAESINHLVQSDASDGFILVPHVTPGGLDPFVAQVVPLLQERGVFRADYEGTTLRDHLGLNVPARV; from the coding sequence ATGACCAAGCCCATCAAACAGATTCATCTGGCCGCCCATTTCCCGGGCGTCAACAACACCACGGTGTGGAGTGATCCGGCATCGGGCAGCCACATCGACTTCAGCTCGTTCGTACACTTCGCCGAAACCGCCGAGCGCGGCAAGTTCGACTTCCTGTTCCTCGCGGAGGGCCTGCGCCTGCGCGAGCAGAACGGACAGATCTATGATCTCGATGTCGTCGGCCGGCCCGACACGTTCACGGTGCTCGCGGCGCTGGCCGCCGTGACCGAACGACTCGGCCTGACCGGGACCATCAACTCGACGTTCAACGAACCCTATGAGGTGGCACGGCAGTTCGCGTCGCTCGATCACCTGTCCGAAGGCCGCGCGGCCTGGAACGTCGTAACGTCGTGGGATGCCTTCACCGGAGAGAACTTCCGGCGCGGCGGGTTCCTGGCCGAAGACCAGCGCTACGAGCGGGCCGAGAGCTTCCTGGCCGCCGCGCACACCCTGTTCGATTCCTGGACGGGCGACGAGATCGTCGCCGACAAGGACAGCGGGGTGTTCCTCTCCGATCCGGACGCAGGCGCATTCGCCTACGCGGACGACCATTTCGACATCAGCGGGCGCTTCAACGTGCCGCGCAGCCCGCAGGGCCGACCGGTGATCTTCCAGGCCGGCGACTCCGACCGCGGCCGGGAGTTCGCCGCGCGCGCCGCCGACGCGATCTTCTCGCGCCACGGAACGCTCACCGAGGGGCAGGCGTTCTATGCCGACGTCAAGGGCCGGCTCACGAAGTACGGGCGGCGCCACGATCAGTTGCTGATCCTGCCCGCCGCGACATTCGTCCTCGGCGACACCGACGCCGAGGCCGCCGACATCGCGCACGAGGTCCGGCTGGCGCAGGTCTCGCCGGCCACCGCGATCAAGTTCCTCGAACAACTGTGGAACCGCGACCTGTCCGACCACGACCCGGACGGGCCGCTGCCCACCGTCGATCCCGTCGTCGGCGAGAACACCATCTCGCGTGGCCGGGCCAGTGTGCGCATGCACCGCGACCCCATCGCGGTCGCCAACGAATGGCGCGCCAAGGCCGAGGCCGAGAAGCTGACCACCCGCGAGCTCATCGTCGAGGTGACGGGCAGGCAGAGCTTCATCGGCTCGGCCACCACCATCGCCGAGTCGATCAACCACCTCGTGCAATCCGATGCCAGCGACGGGTTCATCCTGGTCCCCCACGTCACGCCGGGCGGGCTCGACCCGTTCGTGGCGCAGGTGGTTCCGCTGCTGCAGGAGCGCGGGGTGTTCCGCGCCGACTACGAGGGCACGACGCTGCGCGACCACCTCGGCCTGAATGTGCCGGCCCGCGTGTAA
- a CDS encoding RNA polymerase sigma factor: MASSAVEGETGLIAALRAGDESAFTALVDLHTPTMLRVARGYVSTHELAEEVVQETWIAVLRGIDRFEGRSALRTWLFTIMVNIAKARGVKERRHADLQVLAASGGTVDPARFREAGDRWPGHWKEHEAPVPFPDTPEGSVLGEELMTVARRELDKLPPRQREVVMMRDVLGLESAEVCDLLEISAANQRVLLHRGRAAVRQALEDYLKEKA; the protein is encoded by the coding sequence GTGGCGAGCAGCGCGGTGGAAGGCGAAACCGGTCTCATCGCCGCCCTCCGCGCGGGCGATGAGTCGGCCTTCACTGCGCTCGTCGATCTCCACACGCCGACCATGCTGCGCGTGGCACGGGGTTATGTGTCGACCCATGAGCTCGCCGAGGAGGTCGTCCAGGAAACCTGGATCGCCGTGTTGCGCGGCATCGACCGGTTCGAGGGCCGATCCGCTTTGCGCACCTGGCTTTTCACGATCATGGTCAACATCGCCAAGGCGCGCGGCGTGAAAGAGCGACGGCACGCGGACCTGCAGGTACTCGCGGCCAGCGGTGGCACCGTCGACCCGGCACGGTTCCGGGAAGCCGGCGACCGATGGCCCGGACACTGGAAGGAACACGAGGCGCCCGTCCCGTTTCCGGACACCCCGGAAGGCTCGGTTCTCGGTGAGGAACTGATGACTGTGGCCCGTCGGGAACTCGACAAGCTGCCCCCGCGGCAACGCGAGGTGGTCATGATGCGGGATGTGCTGGGCCTCGAATCCGCGGAGGTCTGCGACCTGCTCGAGATCAGCGCCGCCAATCAACGCGTGCTGCTGCACCGGGGACGGGCGGCTGTACGGCAGGCGCTCGAGGACTATCTGAAGGAGAAGGCGTGA
- a CDS encoding Tex family protein translates to MKSVTARIAEELSVGERQVAAAVALLDEGATVPFIARYRKEVTGSLDDSQLRTLEERLTYLRELDQRRDAVIASIEEQGKLTDELRNALLAADTKARVEDIYLPYKPKRRTKAQIAKEAGLEPLADRLLADPTLVPDEVASEFLNENVADAAAALDGARHILIERVSEDAELVGATREKFWADGALRTAPWSEEAAKSAAAQKFRDYFEFSEPLEKMPSHRVLAVLRGEKEQALALTFDGGDDEAYQAMIAQTLGVDLTASTPATPWLAGTVRLAWRTKLMISASVDARIRLRQRAEEDAVAVFATNLKDLLLAAPAGTRTTLGLDPGFRTGVKVAVVDATGKVVDTCAIYPHQPQKQWDQAKATLAALVARHGVELIAVGNGTASRETDALAAELIADIRAAGAPAPTKAMVSEAGASVYSASAYAAQELPELDVTLRGAVSIARRLQDPLAELVKIDPKSIGVGQYQHDVTPGSLARSLDAVVEDAVNAVGVDLNTASVPLLARVSGVTESLAAAIVAHREKSGAFRSRSALLEVPRLGPKAFEQCAGFLRIRDGEDPLDASGVHPEAYPVVRRILDRSGVTLAELIGNERSLRALKPADFADDRFGIPTVTDILAELEKPGRDPRPAFTTATFASGVEKVADLKVGMVLEGVVTNVAAFGAFVDVGVHQDGLVHVSAMADRFVSDPHEVVKSGQVVRVKVVDVDVDRQRIGLSLRLKDEPQQKGKRPERSDRGGNQGRGGDRRNQNRGKGSGRRESNQPMGSMAEALRNAGFGR, encoded by the coding sequence GTGAAATCGGTTACCGCCCGCATCGCCGAAGAACTCAGCGTCGGCGAACGTCAGGTGGCCGCGGCCGTCGCACTGCTCGACGAGGGCGCGACCGTTCCGTTCATCGCGCGTTACCGCAAGGAAGTCACCGGCAGCCTCGACGACAGCCAGCTACGCACACTGGAGGAGCGCCTCACGTATCTGCGGGAGCTCGATCAGCGCCGCGACGCCGTGATCGCGTCCATCGAGGAACAGGGCAAGCTGACCGACGAGCTGCGCAATGCGCTGCTGGCCGCCGACACCAAGGCCCGCGTCGAAGACATCTACCTGCCCTACAAGCCCAAGCGGCGCACCAAGGCCCAGATCGCCAAGGAGGCCGGTCTTGAGCCGCTGGCCGACCGGCTGCTGGCCGACCCGACCCTGGTGCCCGACGAGGTGGCGAGCGAGTTTCTCAACGAAAACGTCGCCGACGCGGCCGCGGCGCTCGACGGTGCGCGGCACATCCTCATCGAGCGGGTCTCCGAGGACGCCGAACTGGTTGGAGCGACGCGCGAGAAGTTCTGGGCCGACGGTGCACTGCGCACCGCGCCGTGGTCCGAGGAAGCCGCGAAAAGCGCTGCCGCGCAGAAGTTCCGCGACTACTTCGAATTCTCCGAGCCACTCGAGAAGATGCCGTCGCACCGCGTGCTCGCGGTCCTGCGCGGCGAGAAGGAGCAGGCGCTGGCGTTGACGTTCGACGGTGGTGATGACGAGGCCTACCAGGCGATGATCGCCCAGACCCTCGGCGTCGACCTGACCGCGTCGACACCGGCGACGCCGTGGCTGGCCGGTACGGTCCGGCTGGCGTGGCGCACCAAACTCATGATCTCCGCGTCGGTGGACGCCCGGATCCGGTTGCGACAGCGCGCGGAAGAGGACGCTGTGGCGGTGTTCGCCACCAACCTCAAAGACCTGCTGCTGGCGGCTCCGGCGGGCACCCGCACGACGCTCGGCCTGGATCCGGGTTTCCGCACCGGCGTCAAGGTTGCCGTCGTCGACGCCACCGGCAAGGTCGTCGACACCTGCGCGATCTACCCGCACCAGCCGCAGAAGCAGTGGGATCAGGCCAAGGCGACGCTGGCCGCGCTCGTCGCGCGCCACGGCGTCGAGCTGATCGCGGTCGGCAATGGCACCGCGTCGCGCGAAACCGATGCGCTGGCAGCCGAACTCATTGCCGACATCCGCGCGGCCGGCGCCCCGGCACCCACCAAAGCGATGGTCAGTGAGGCCGGCGCGTCGGTGTACTCGGCGTCGGCCTATGCCGCGCAGGAGTTGCCCGAGCTCGACGTGACCCTGCGCGGGGCCGTCTCGATCGCCCGGCGCCTGCAGGATCCGCTGGCCGAGTTGGTCAAGATCGATCCGAAGTCGATCGGCGTCGGCCAGTACCAGCACGACGTGACGCCCGGCTCGCTGGCCCGCAGCCTCGACGCCGTCGTCGAGGACGCCGTGAACGCGGTCGGGGTGGATCTGAACACCGCGTCGGTGCCGCTGCTGGCCCGGGTGTCCGGGGTGACGGAATCGCTGGCCGCCGCGATCGTCGCGCACCGCGAGAAGTCCGGTGCGTTCCGCAGCCGCAGCGCGCTGCTGGAGGTTCCGCGGCTGGGCCCCAAGGCATTCGAGCAGTGCGCGGGCTTCCTGCGCATCCGCGACGGCGAGGATCCGCTGGACGCGTCGGGGGTACACCCCGAGGCCTACCCGGTGGTGCGGCGCATCCTGGACCGGTCCGGGGTCACCCTCGCGGAGCTGATCGGCAACGAGCGTTCACTGCGTGCACTCAAGCCCGCCGACTTCGCCGACGACCGCTTCGGCATCCCGACGGTCACCGACATCCTCGCCGAGCTGGAGAAGCCGGGGCGTGACCCGCGCCCGGCGTTCACGACCGCGACGTTCGCGTCGGGTGTCGAGAAGGTGGCCGACCTGAAAGTCGGCATGGTGCTCGAAGGCGTCGTCACGAACGTCGCCGCGTTCGGCGCGTTCGTCGACGTCGGTGTGCACCAGGATGGCCTCGTGCACGTTTCGGCCATGGCCGACCGGTTCGTGTCCGACCCGCACGAGGTGGTCAAGTCCGGCCAGGTGGTGCGGGTCAAGGTCGTCGACGTCGACGTCGACCGCCAGCGCATCGGGTTGAGCTTGCGGCTCAAGGACGAGCCGCAGCAGAAGGGCAAGCGTCCTGAGCGCAGCGATCGCGGCGGCAACCAGGGACGCGGCGGGGACCGGCGAAACCAGAACCGCGGCAAGGGCTCTGGCCGTCGGGAGTCGAATCAGCCGATGGGCTCGATGGCCGAGGCGTTGCGCAACGCTGGATTCGGGCGCTAA
- a CDS encoding LLM class flavin-dependent oxidoreductase: MSDSSNDHLHLAVALDGTGWHPAAWREPEARPTELLTPRYWTDLVLEAERGLLDFVTFEDGLTLQSDHPFRPDDRTDRVRGRLDAVLIAARVAPRTHHIGLVPTAVATHTEPFHLSKAIATLDYVSSGRAGIRVQVTGRRDAAAHFGRREIAEGADDLMAEAADYVEVLRRLWDSWEDDAEIRDVATGRFIDREKLHYIDFAGKWFSVKGPSITPRPPQGQPIVTALGHGAPAYRLIADSTDIGFVTPHSATETSSIIAEIAAPVQVFADVVVFLDGTVSAAKARKEHLDDRLGHEYRSDAEVFVGTPAQLADLLQDWHAAGAAGFRLRPAVLPHDLRQIADGLVPELQRRNAFRTAYEGGTLRGLLGLPRPANRYATS, translated from the coding sequence GTGTCAGATTCCTCGAATGACCACCTGCACCTGGCGGTCGCGCTGGACGGGACGGGCTGGCACCCGGCCGCATGGCGCGAGCCCGAGGCCCGCCCCACCGAGCTGCTGACGCCGCGGTACTGGACCGACCTGGTACTCGAGGCCGAGCGGGGCCTTTTGGACTTCGTCACGTTCGAAGACGGGCTCACGCTGCAGTCCGACCACCCGTTCCGTCCCGATGACCGCACCGACCGGGTTCGCGGACGTCTCGACGCGGTGTTGATCGCCGCCAGGGTGGCCCCCCGAACGCACCACATCGGGCTGGTGCCGACCGCGGTCGCCACCCACACCGAGCCGTTTCATCTGTCGAAGGCCATCGCCACCCTGGACTACGTCAGTTCGGGACGGGCGGGGATCCGCGTCCAGGTCACCGGCCGACGCGACGCCGCCGCCCACTTCGGTCGCCGCGAGATCGCCGAGGGCGCGGACGACTTGATGGCCGAGGCCGCCGACTACGTCGAGGTGCTGCGCCGGCTGTGGGACAGCTGGGAGGACGACGCCGAGATCCGCGATGTGGCCACCGGGCGATTCATCGACCGGGAAAAGTTGCACTACATCGACTTCGCCGGCAAGTGGTTCTCGGTCAAGGGGCCGTCGATCACGCCGCGGCCGCCGCAGGGCCAGCCGATCGTCACCGCGCTCGGCCATGGCGCGCCGGCCTATCGCCTGATCGCCGACAGCACCGACATCGGCTTCGTCACGCCGCACAGCGCGACCGAGACGTCGTCGATCATCGCCGAGATCGCCGCGCCGGTGCAGGTGTTCGCCGACGTCGTGGTCTTTCTCGACGGCACGGTCAGCGCAGCCAAGGCCCGCAAGGAGCACCTCGACGACCGGCTCGGACACGAATACCGCAGCGATGCCGAGGTATTCGTGGGCACTCCCGCGCAACTGGCCGACCTGCTGCAGGACTGGCACGCGGCAGGCGCGGCGGGATTCCGGCTGCGCCCAGCGGTTTTGCCGCACGATCTGCGCCAGATCGCCGATGGTCTGGTCCCCGAACTGCAACGCCGCAACGCATTTCGCACTGCCTACGAAGGCGGTACGCTGCGCGGGCTGCTCGGCCTGCCCCGTCCCGCGAACCGCTACGCCACCAGCTAG